The Myxococcales bacterium genome contains a region encoding:
- a CDS encoding P-loop NTPase, which yields MSDSPDEIDGTARAKRSVAGGSARVVSVGGGKGGVGKSFFVANIATCLARAGHRVIAVDSDLEGANLHTCLGVPAPAESLADFVAQRVDDLGKLIVDTPISGLRMIAGTHAHLSDAQPTHLRRVRLMRAMRRLEADFVVIDLGAGVHSAVLDYFLVADEGLVVLSPEPTSVENAYSFLRAAFYRRMQLAMVGHGVRKLVTIAMDQHNERGLRTPLDLLREIEAIDSSDGARFVQTMREFRPRIVVNNVRTAEDIKLGFAVSSVCRKYFGIDAEYLGYVNQDDDVRLSVANRTPLVEYRPKSDASIYLERIARKLSMTGGPAAATTRVDAVPAPETFLGSLSGTVFGTLPGTTPK from the coding sequence ATGAGCGACTCGCCTGACGAAATTGACGGCACTGCCCGAGCGAAGCGGAGTGTAGCTGGTGGCAGTGCTCGGGTCGTATCGGTGGGAGGCGGCAAGGGGGGCGTCGGCAAGTCCTTCTTCGTCGCCAACATCGCGACCTGTCTCGCGCGTGCGGGTCATCGCGTCATTGCGGTCGATTCCGATCTCGAAGGTGCCAATCTCCACACCTGTCTCGGTGTCCCGGCCCCGGCTGAAAGCCTCGCCGACTTTGTCGCTCAACGGGTAGATGATCTCGGCAAGTTGATTGTCGACACCCCAATCTCGGGGCTCCGGATGATTGCGGGAACTCACGCGCATCTCAGCGATGCCCAGCCTACTCATCTTCGCCGGGTCCGATTGATGCGAGCCATGCGACGCCTGGAAGCCGACTTCGTGGTGATCGACCTGGGTGCCGGAGTCCACTCTGCGGTGCTCGACTATTTTCTCGTTGCAGACGAAGGCCTGGTCGTCCTGTCCCCGGAGCCGACCAGTGTCGAGAACGCTTATTCGTTTTTGCGTGCTGCCTTCTATCGCCGCATGCAACTCGCGATGGTCGGCCACGGCGTGCGAAAGCTCGTCACCATCGCAATGGATCAGCACAATGAACGGGGACTTCGTACGCCGCTCGATCTGTTGCGCGAGATCGAAGCGATCGACAGCTCCGACGGTGCCCGGTTCGTGCAGACCATGCGTGAGTTTCGACCGCGCATCGTGGTCAACAACGTTCGCACCGCCGAGGACATCAAGCTCGGCTTTGCGGTGTCGAGCGTGTGTCGGAAGTACTTTGGGATCGATGCGGAATACCTGGGCTACGTGAATCAAGACGACGATGTGCGGCTATCGGTTGCCAACCGCACTCCTCTGGTCGAGTATCGACCAAAGTCCGATGCGTCCATCTATCTCGAGCGGATTGCCCGAAAGCTCTCGATGACTGGCGGGCCGGCAGCCGCGACCACTCGCGTAGACGCGGTGCCAGCTCCGGAAACCTTTTTGGGTTCGCTTTCGGGAACAGTGTTCGGAACGCTGCCGGGAACGACACCAAAATGA
- a CDS encoding helix-turn-helix domain-containing protein produces the protein MKPLDELDHYEVLEIPPGAGFEEIERAYRMTREAYTDDSMALYSIFNHDDAVVIRNRIDEAYRILADPKVRAKYDAEAGISSQPGDAQSPDPAVDTPAADSRSGGAGRGSAAPAELSSAIEVIDDLGAEIEEESHDLNGAALRRARLRRGVELDQISDVTKVSASYLSFIEDEDFERLPASVYIRGFVHAYARAIGLDADRVATNYMVRVEAVRNPPRRLLRPSSP, from the coding sequence ATGAAGCCACTAGACGAACTCGACCACTACGAAGTTCTCGAAATCCCACCCGGCGCTGGCTTTGAAGAGATCGAGCGCGCCTATCGAATGACGCGCGAGGCCTATACCGACGACTCGATGGCCCTGTACTCCATCTTCAACCACGACGATGCAGTGGTCATCCGAAATCGCATCGACGAGGCTTATCGCATCCTGGCAGACCCGAAAGTTCGCGCGAAGTACGACGCCGAGGCGGGTATTTCGTCACAGCCCGGCGATGCGCAGTCTCCGGACCCGGCAGTCGATACTCCCGCAGCGGACTCGAGGTCCGGGGGTGCGGGACGCGGGAGCGCAGCACCCGCAGAGTTGTCCTCGGCGATCGAGGTGATCGACGATCTGGGCGCAGAGATCGAGGAGGAAAGCCATGATCTGAATGGCGCTGCATTGCGTCGCGCTCGCCTGCGCAGGGGCGTCGAACTCGATCAGATCTCCGACGTCACCAAGGTCAGCGCGAGTTACTTAAGCTTCATCGAAGACGAGGACTTTGAACGACTCCCGGCCTCGGTCTACATCCGCGGCTTCGTTCATGCCTACGCCCGGGCGATCGGTCTCGATGCAGATCGAGTTGCTACCAACTACATGGTGCGGGTCGAGGCCGTGCGCAATCCGCCCAGGCGCCTGCTGCGACCGTCATCTCCTTAG